A single window of Kitasatospora sp. HUAS MG31 DNA harbors:
- a CDS encoding helix-turn-helix domain-containing protein yields MLPESPPVLTVSEVAKALRVSKPTVYRWVKDGELEAIRHGKQWSRGQAGRGGAIRIPVAVVAAKLQAIQDLIADAA; encoded by the coding sequence ATGCTGCCCGAGAGTCCGCCGGTCCTGACCGTGAGCGAGGTGGCCAAAGCACTTCGGGTCAGCAAGCCGACCGTCTACCGCTGGGTGAAGGACGGCGAACTGGAAGCGATCCGCCACGGCAAGCAGTGGTCTCGCGGCCAGGCCGGCCGAGGCGGAGCGATCCGCATCCCCGTCGCCGTCGTCGCCGCCAAGCTCCAGGCAATCCAGGACCTCATCGCGGACGCCGCCTGA
- a CDS encoding GntR family transcriptional regulator, whose protein sequence is MTEETPLADTSNGEAEEKKQKLRWDPWSQHELMASYLREGILVGDFPPGSKLPSTRVMKEMFDAAPQTIKNANDLLAKEGLVVSRRGSGILVRPQPQRTMVPAAYKEPAKPGESYRWIAEAQKQGLRPESEITFVGEVTPSADVRALLGLPEKGIALLRTQVLSLDGEPAELVKTYYPVELARGTALAEPAKIRGGSPRLLADMGYPPLRCVDRVAAWMPTLEHLQALKMPTREPILRTLRATYSTDDRLIEVTVMAKAGYRYELQYEF, encoded by the coding sequence ATGACAGAAGAAACGCCCCTCGCAGACACCTCGAACGGTGAGGCGGAAGAGAAGAAGCAGAAGCTTCGCTGGGACCCGTGGTCCCAGCACGAGCTGATGGCCAGCTACCTGCGCGAGGGAATCCTCGTTGGCGACTTCCCGCCCGGTAGCAAGCTGCCTTCCACTCGGGTGATGAAGGAGATGTTCGACGCCGCACCGCAGACCATCAAGAACGCCAACGACCTCCTCGCCAAGGAGGGCCTGGTCGTCAGCCGCCGGGGAAGCGGGATCCTGGTCCGCCCGCAGCCTCAGCGCACGATGGTCCCCGCGGCGTACAAGGAGCCGGCGAAGCCAGGGGAGTCCTACCGATGGATCGCCGAGGCCCAGAAGCAAGGGCTGCGTCCCGAGAGTGAGATCACCTTCGTGGGCGAGGTCACGCCGTCGGCCGACGTGCGGGCCCTCCTCGGTCTCCCTGAGAAGGGCATCGCGCTGCTGCGCACGCAGGTGCTCTCCCTGGACGGCGAGCCGGCCGAGCTGGTGAAGACCTACTACCCGGTCGAACTGGCGCGTGGAACGGCATTGGCGGAACCGGCAAAGATCCGAGGTGGCTCGCCGCGGCTTCTCGCCGACATGGGGTACCCGCCGCTCCGGTGCGTGGATCGCGTGGCGGCCTGGATGCCGACGCTGGAGCATCTCCAGGCTCTCAAGATGCCGACCCGGGAACCGATCCTGCGGACGCTGCGCGCTACGTACAGCACCGATGACCGCCTCATCGAGGTGACGGTTATGGCCAAGGCTGGCTACCGGTACGAGCTGCAGTACGAGTTCTGA
- a CDS encoding UTRA domain-containing protein — translation MSSGNPLDESALYLRPAESGQGDAWSQATARQGRVGSQQLLHAGEVSAPPRVAASLGLDPGSAVVVRRRLVLLDGAPAELTDSYFPLTVASGTALAYPRKIKGGAVSLLANLGYVARSSREDVTARPPSPDEASALAIHPGEWVLDVYRVVVDARGEPFEVTTMTMPARERTLHYTVEIG, via the coding sequence GTGAGCAGCGGAAACCCGCTCGACGAGTCGGCGCTCTACCTGCGCCCTGCAGAAAGCGGCCAAGGCGATGCCTGGAGTCAGGCGACTGCCCGGCAGGGCCGGGTCGGCAGCCAGCAGCTGCTGCACGCTGGCGAAGTGTCAGCTCCGCCGCGTGTCGCGGCGAGCCTCGGCTTGGACCCTGGCTCCGCGGTGGTCGTCCGTCGAAGGCTCGTTCTCCTCGACGGCGCACCCGCAGAGCTGACCGACTCGTACTTCCCGCTCACCGTGGCCAGCGGCACCGCGCTCGCGTACCCACGCAAGATCAAGGGCGGGGCGGTCTCGCTGCTTGCCAACCTCGGCTACGTCGCTCGAAGCTCGCGCGAGGACGTGACTGCGCGGCCCCCCTCACCGGACGAGGCTTCAGCCCTGGCCATCCACCCTGGCGAGTGGGTGCTCGACGTCTACCGAGTCGTCGTGGACGCCCGCGGCGAACCTTTCGAGGTCACCACCATGACCATGCCCGCCCGTGAGCGAACCCTGCACTACACCGTCGAGATCGGCTGA